One segment of Ziziphus jujuba cultivar Dongzao chromosome 12, ASM3175591v1 DNA contains the following:
- the LOC107428203 gene encoding G-type lectin S-receptor-like serine/threonine-protein kinase RKS1 isoform X1, which translates to MNEVQLISYANIFNKKHFNHIMNYFTYAMIHYILLQLLIFRLCTCLDTISIKSHPIRDRDNNVLVSSEGTFALGFFSPGKSEYRYVGIWYHKFPEQTVVWVANRDNPINGSSGFLSIDTTNGNLVLHKAHRINQTVELVWSTNSSSACSPASDCAAQLLDSGNLVLLHNINKQAIWQSFDHPTDTMLSNMKLGIFRRTGQNRFLTSWKSEDDPGTGNCSYRIDPSGFPQLFLYKGQFPWWRGGPWNGNGWSGMPYAKVFSGEFSVNGTFVNDNNEISGMWSMLDSSILSRLVVYESGMVQRFMWSERAEPKWNGVWSAPMDRCDEYGHCSAFGLCDTSNAEQFECICLPGYQPRNPTQWYLRDPNQGCVRKPGSLICRKGEGFVKLENIKVPDTSDVEVISRGVSLKACEKECLRDCNCTAYARANISEGGSGCILWHGNLTDTRKFTTGGGQDFYIRVDEHELAKYTKKSKGLLSTKRTRTILVVSAVLVLFSIIFFAYWFLKRKTKGQRNLLLDANITSEESSIEKNLGESKRHPDLPFFDLRTLITATDNFSVANKLGQGGFGSVYKGQLVNGREIAVKRLSKHSGQGIEEFRNEVMLIAKLQHRNLVRLLACCIHKEEKMLIYEYLPNKSLDYFLFDATRRSNLDWTKWFEIVIGIARGILYLHQDSRLKIIHRDLKASNVLLDAAMIPKISDFGMARMFGDDQIQANTNRVVGTYGYMSPEYAMQGLYSTKSDVFSFGVLLLEIITGRKNTNYISGSPYPNLIGNIWELWKEGRVLDIVDPILRQPFSAQEEISKCIHIGLLCVQESATDRPTMSTVIFMLVNETTLPPPNTPAFIFLQKTSHNGDSSTSRSGEAASLNSVTITTLEAR; encoded by the exons ATGAATGAAGTGCAACTAATTTCATATGCAAATATCTTCAACAAAAAGCATTTCAATCatattatgaattattttaCATATGCTATGATTCACTATATATTACTTCAGTTGCTCATTTTCAGACTTTGCACTTGCTTAGACACTATATCCATAAAATCTCATCCCATTAGAGATAGAGACAACAATGTCTTGGTCTCCAGCGAAGGAACTTTTGCGCTTGGATTTTTCAGTCCAGGCAAATCAGAATACCGCTATGTTGGAATTTGGTACCACAAATTTCCAGAGCAAACAGTTGTCTGGGTTGCTAACAGAGATAATCCTATAAACGGTTCCTCTGGCTTTCTCTCCATTGATACTACAAATGGAAACCTCGTACTCCACAAAGCACACAGGATTAATCAAACAGTTGAGCTTGTCTGGTCAACGAATTCTTCTTCAGCATGTTCGCCTGCAAGTGACTGTGCAGCTCAGCTATTGGATTCAGGCAACCTTGTTTTGCTCCATAACATCAATAAACAGGCTATATGGCAGAGCTTCGACCATCCAACAGATACAATGCTTTCAAACATGAAACTTGGGATATTTCGAAGAACTGGACAGAATAGGTTCCTGACATCTTGGAAGTCTGAGGATGATCCGGGAACAGGAAATTGCTCTTACAGGATTGATCCAAGTGGGTTCCCTCAGCTGTTCTTGTACAAAGGCCAATTTCCATGGTGGCGAGGTGGTCCCTGGAATGGGAATGGCTGGAGTGGTATGCCTTATGCAAAAGTATTCTCAGGTGAATTCTCCGTCAATGGGACTTTTGTGAATGACAACAATGAGATCAGTGGTATGTGGAGCATGTTGGATTCCTCAATCTTGTCAAGACTTGTTGTATATGAGTCTGGAATGGTTCAACGCTTTATGTGGTCTGAACGAGCTGAGCCAAAATGGAATGGAGTGTGGTCAGCACCCATGGACCGCTGTGACGAATATGGTCATTGCAGTGCATTTGGTCTTTGTGATACTAGCAATGCTGAACAATTTGAGTGCATTTGTTTACCGGGATACCAGCCCAGGAATCCTACTCAATGGTACTTGAGAGATCCAAATCAAGGATGTGTAAGGAAGCCTGGTTCCTTGATTTGCAGGAAAGGTGAAGGGTTTGTGAAGTTGGAAAATATTAAGGTCCCTGATACTTCTGATGTTGAAGTGATTAGTAGAGGTGTGAGCTTGAAAGCATGTGAGAAGGAGTGCCTGAGGGATTGCAATTGCACGGCTTATGCCCGTGCTAATATTAGTGAAGGAGGCAGTGGATGCATACTATGGCATGGGAATTTGACTGATACCAGAAAGTTCACAACTGGTGGTGGTCAAGATTTTTACATTCGCGTTGATGAGCATGAATTAG CCAAATATACCAAGAAATCGAAAGGTTTGCTTTCCACTAAGCGAACTCGTACAATATTGGTAGTCTCTGCTGTCTTAGTTTTGTTCAGCATCATCTTCTTTGCATACTGGTTTCTAAAGAGGAAAACAAAAG GACAACGTAACTTGCTCCTTGATGCTAACATTACTTCTGAAGAATCCTCCATAGAGAAGAATCTTGGGGAGAGTAAAAGACATCCGGATTTACCATTCTTTGATCTAAGAACCTTGATTACTGCCACGGACAATTTCTCAGTTGCAAATAAGCTTGGACAAGGTGGATTTGGTTCAGTCTATAAG GGTCAACTAGTTAATGGACGGGAGATAGCGGTGAAAAGGTTATCAAAACATTCAGGACAAGGAATAGAAGAGTTTAGGAACGAAGTCATGTTGATAGCAAAACTACAGCACAGAAATCTTGTGAGGCTTCTGGCTTGTTGCATCCATaaggaagagaagatgttaataTACGAATACTTGCCAAACAAAAGCTTGGACTACTTCTTATTTG ATGCAACAAGAAGATCAAATTTGGACTGGACAAAGTGGTTCGAAATTGTTATTGGAATTGCTAGAGGGATCTTATATCTTCACCAAGATTCAAGACTTAAGATCATCCACAGGGATCTAAAAGCTAGCAATGTTCTACTAGATGCTGCGATGATTCCAAAAATTTCAGATTTTGGAATGGCTAGGATGTTTGGAGATGACCAAATCCAAGCAAATACAAACAGAGTAGTTGGTACATA TGGTTACATGTCACCAGAGTATGCAATGCAAGGGCTATATTCAACAAAATCTGATGTGTTCAGCTTCGGTGTTTTGCTACTAGAGATCATTACTGGTAGGAAGAACACGAATTATATTAGTGGAAGCCCCTACCCAAATCTCATTGGAAAT ATATGGGAGTTATGGAAGGAAGGAAGAGTGTTGGATATAGTTGATCCAATATTGCGTCAGCCATTTTCTGCTCAGGAGGAGATTTCAAAATGCATCCACATTGGGCTACTGTGTGTGCAGGAAAGTGCAACAGACCGACCGACCATGTCCACGGTTATTTTCATGTTGGTTAATGAAACCACTCTTCCTCCACCCAACACACCTGCATTTATTTTCCTACAGAAGACCTCTCATAATGGCGACTCTTCAACGTCGAGATCAGGAGAAGCTGCTTCCTTGAACAGCGTTACCATAACTACACTTGAAGCTCGTTGA
- the LOC107428203 gene encoding G-type lectin S-receptor-like serine/threonine-protein kinase At1g11410 isoform X2, with amino-acid sequence MNEVQLISYANIFNKKHFNHIMNYFTYAMIHYILLQLLIFRLCTCLDTISIKSHPIRDRDNNVLVSSEGTFALGFFSPGKSEYRYVGIWYHKFPEQTVVWVANRDNPINGSSGFLSIDTTNGNLVLHKAHRINQTVELVWSTNSSSACSPASDCAAQLLDSGNLVLLHNINKQAIWQSFDHPTDTMLSNMKLGIFRRTGQNRFLTSWKSEDDPGTGNCSYRIDPSGFPQLFLYKGQFPWWRGGPWNGNGWSGMPYAKVFSGEFSVNGTFVNDNNEISGMWSMLDSSILSRLVVYESGMVQRFMWSERAEPKWNGVWSAPMDRCDEYGHCSAFGLCDTSNAEQFECICLPGYQPRNPTQWYLRDPNQGCVRKPGSLICRKGEGFVKLENIKVPDTSDVEVISRGVSLKACEKECLRDCNCTAYARANISEGGSGCILWHGNLTDTRKFTTGGGQDFYIRVDEHELAKYTKKSKGLLSTKRTRTILVVSAVLVLFSIIFFAYWFLKRKTKGQRNLLLDANITSEESSIEKNLGESKRHPDLPFFDLRTLITATDNFSVANKLGQGGFGSVYKGQLVNGREIAVKRLSKHSGQGIEEFRNEVMLIAKLQHRNLVRLLACCIHKEEKMLIYEYLPNKSLDYFLFDATRRSNLDWTKWFEIVIGIARGILYLHQDSRLKIIHRDLKASNVLLDAAMIPKISDFGMARMFGDDQIQANTNRVVGTYGYMSPEYAMQGLYSTKSDVFSFGVLLLEIITGRKNTNYISGSPYPNLIGNEEISKCIHIGLLCVQESATDRPTMSTVIFMLVNETTLPPPNTPAFIFLQKTSHNGDSSTSRSGEAASLNSVTITTLEAR; translated from the exons ATGAATGAAGTGCAACTAATTTCATATGCAAATATCTTCAACAAAAAGCATTTCAATCatattatgaattattttaCATATGCTATGATTCACTATATATTACTTCAGTTGCTCATTTTCAGACTTTGCACTTGCTTAGACACTATATCCATAAAATCTCATCCCATTAGAGATAGAGACAACAATGTCTTGGTCTCCAGCGAAGGAACTTTTGCGCTTGGATTTTTCAGTCCAGGCAAATCAGAATACCGCTATGTTGGAATTTGGTACCACAAATTTCCAGAGCAAACAGTTGTCTGGGTTGCTAACAGAGATAATCCTATAAACGGTTCCTCTGGCTTTCTCTCCATTGATACTACAAATGGAAACCTCGTACTCCACAAAGCACACAGGATTAATCAAACAGTTGAGCTTGTCTGGTCAACGAATTCTTCTTCAGCATGTTCGCCTGCAAGTGACTGTGCAGCTCAGCTATTGGATTCAGGCAACCTTGTTTTGCTCCATAACATCAATAAACAGGCTATATGGCAGAGCTTCGACCATCCAACAGATACAATGCTTTCAAACATGAAACTTGGGATATTTCGAAGAACTGGACAGAATAGGTTCCTGACATCTTGGAAGTCTGAGGATGATCCGGGAACAGGAAATTGCTCTTACAGGATTGATCCAAGTGGGTTCCCTCAGCTGTTCTTGTACAAAGGCCAATTTCCATGGTGGCGAGGTGGTCCCTGGAATGGGAATGGCTGGAGTGGTATGCCTTATGCAAAAGTATTCTCAGGTGAATTCTCCGTCAATGGGACTTTTGTGAATGACAACAATGAGATCAGTGGTATGTGGAGCATGTTGGATTCCTCAATCTTGTCAAGACTTGTTGTATATGAGTCTGGAATGGTTCAACGCTTTATGTGGTCTGAACGAGCTGAGCCAAAATGGAATGGAGTGTGGTCAGCACCCATGGACCGCTGTGACGAATATGGTCATTGCAGTGCATTTGGTCTTTGTGATACTAGCAATGCTGAACAATTTGAGTGCATTTGTTTACCGGGATACCAGCCCAGGAATCCTACTCAATGGTACTTGAGAGATCCAAATCAAGGATGTGTAAGGAAGCCTGGTTCCTTGATTTGCAGGAAAGGTGAAGGGTTTGTGAAGTTGGAAAATATTAAGGTCCCTGATACTTCTGATGTTGAAGTGATTAGTAGAGGTGTGAGCTTGAAAGCATGTGAGAAGGAGTGCCTGAGGGATTGCAATTGCACGGCTTATGCCCGTGCTAATATTAGTGAAGGAGGCAGTGGATGCATACTATGGCATGGGAATTTGACTGATACCAGAAAGTTCACAACTGGTGGTGGTCAAGATTTTTACATTCGCGTTGATGAGCATGAATTAG CCAAATATACCAAGAAATCGAAAGGTTTGCTTTCCACTAAGCGAACTCGTACAATATTGGTAGTCTCTGCTGTCTTAGTTTTGTTCAGCATCATCTTCTTTGCATACTGGTTTCTAAAGAGGAAAACAAAAG GACAACGTAACTTGCTCCTTGATGCTAACATTACTTCTGAAGAATCCTCCATAGAGAAGAATCTTGGGGAGAGTAAAAGACATCCGGATTTACCATTCTTTGATCTAAGAACCTTGATTACTGCCACGGACAATTTCTCAGTTGCAAATAAGCTTGGACAAGGTGGATTTGGTTCAGTCTATAAG GGTCAACTAGTTAATGGACGGGAGATAGCGGTGAAAAGGTTATCAAAACATTCAGGACAAGGAATAGAAGAGTTTAGGAACGAAGTCATGTTGATAGCAAAACTACAGCACAGAAATCTTGTGAGGCTTCTGGCTTGTTGCATCCATaaggaagagaagatgttaataTACGAATACTTGCCAAACAAAAGCTTGGACTACTTCTTATTTG ATGCAACAAGAAGATCAAATTTGGACTGGACAAAGTGGTTCGAAATTGTTATTGGAATTGCTAGAGGGATCTTATATCTTCACCAAGATTCAAGACTTAAGATCATCCACAGGGATCTAAAAGCTAGCAATGTTCTACTAGATGCTGCGATGATTCCAAAAATTTCAGATTTTGGAATGGCTAGGATGTTTGGAGATGACCAAATCCAAGCAAATACAAACAGAGTAGTTGGTACATA TGGTTACATGTCACCAGAGTATGCAATGCAAGGGCTATATTCAACAAAATCTGATGTGTTCAGCTTCGGTGTTTTGCTACTAGAGATCATTACTGGTAGGAAGAACACGAATTATATTAGTGGAAGCCCCTACCCAAATCTCATTGGAAAT GAGGAGATTTCAAAATGCATCCACATTGGGCTACTGTGTGTGCAGGAAAGTGCAACAGACCGACCGACCATGTCCACGGTTATTTTCATGTTGGTTAATGAAACCACTCTTCCTCCACCCAACACACCTGCATTTATTTTCCTACAGAAGACCTCTCATAATGGCGACTCTTCAACGTCGAGATCAGGAGAAGCTGCTTCCTTGAACAGCGTTACCATAACTACACTTGAAGCTCGTTGA